From one Micromonospora siamensis genomic stretch:
- a CDS encoding acyl-CoA carboxylase subunit beta: MSTLDSAIDPSAPAFTANREALLERLAELEAELDRARAGGGEKYVTRHHKRGKLLPRERIELLLDQDSPFLELSSVAGYGTDFPVGASVVTGIGVVEGVECLVVANDPTVRGGAVNPWSLAKTRRAGEIALANRLPMVNLVESAGADLPTQAEIFIPGGRVFRDLTRLSAERIPTVSVVFGNATAGGAYVPGMSDFTIMIRDRSQVYLAGPPLVKMATGEVTDDESLGGAAMHASRSGLADFLAEDERDGIRLARQCVRRLNRRKQGPPPRTAFPAPPKYDPEELLGIASADLKVPFDPREVLARVLDGSEFDEFKPNYGTALVTGWGELHGYPVGVLANARGVLFSEEAQKAAQFIQLANAADTPLVFLQNTTGYMVGTEYEQRGIIKHGALMINAVSNSKVPHLTVNLGASYGAGNYGMCGRAYEPRFLFTWPNAKSAVMGPAQLAGVLSIVARQAAAARGREYDEDSDAAMRMMVEQQIESQSGALFLSGRLYDDGVIDPRDTRTVLGLCLSAIHNGPVRGADGFGVFRM; encoded by the coding sequence GTGAGCACACTCGACAGCGCGATCGACCCGTCCGCGCCGGCCTTCACCGCCAACCGGGAGGCGCTGCTGGAGCGCCTCGCCGAGCTGGAGGCGGAGCTGGACCGGGCCCGGGCGGGCGGCGGCGAGAAGTACGTGACCCGGCACCACAAGCGCGGCAAGCTGCTCCCCCGGGAGCGGATCGAACTGCTGCTCGACCAGGACAGCCCGTTCCTGGAGCTGTCGTCGGTGGCCGGCTACGGCACCGACTTCCCGGTCGGCGCCAGCGTGGTCACCGGGATCGGTGTGGTCGAGGGCGTGGAGTGCCTGGTGGTCGCCAACGACCCGACGGTACGCGGCGGGGCGGTCAACCCGTGGTCGCTGGCGAAGACCCGGCGGGCCGGCGAGATCGCCCTGGCGAACCGGCTGCCGATGGTCAACCTGGTCGAGTCGGCCGGCGCGGACCTGCCCACCCAGGCGGAGATCTTCATCCCGGGCGGCCGGGTGTTCCGCGACCTGACCCGGCTCTCGGCCGAGAGGATCCCCACGGTCAGCGTGGTCTTCGGCAACGCCACCGCCGGTGGCGCGTACGTGCCGGGGATGTCGGACTTCACCATCATGATCCGGGACCGGTCGCAGGTGTACCTGGCCGGGCCACCGCTGGTGAAGATGGCCACCGGCGAGGTCACCGACGACGAGTCGCTCGGCGGGGCGGCCATGCACGCGTCGAGGTCCGGCCTGGCCGACTTCCTCGCCGAGGACGAGCGGGACGGGATCCGGCTGGCCCGGCAGTGCGTACGCCGGCTGAACCGGCGCAAGCAGGGCCCGCCGCCGCGTACCGCCTTCCCCGCGCCGCCGAAGTACGACCCGGAGGAGCTGCTCGGCATCGCCAGCGCCGACCTCAAGGTGCCGTTCGACCCGCGCGAGGTGCTGGCCCGGGTGCTGGACGGCAGCGAGTTCGACGAGTTCAAGCCGAACTACGGGACCGCGCTGGTCACCGGCTGGGGCGAGCTGCACGGCTATCCGGTCGGCGTGCTGGCCAACGCCCGGGGCGTGCTGTTCAGCGAGGAGGCGCAGAAGGCGGCCCAGTTCATCCAGCTCGCCAACGCCGCCGACACCCCGCTGGTCTTCCTCCAGAACACCACCGGCTACATGGTCGGCACCGAGTACGAGCAGCGCGGCATCATCAAGCACGGCGCCCTGATGATCAACGCGGTGTCGAACTCGAAGGTGCCGCACCTGACGGTCAACCTGGGCGCCTCCTACGGCGCCGGCAACTACGGCATGTGCGGCCGGGCGTACGAGCCGAGGTTCCTGTTCACCTGGCCGAACGCCAAGTCGGCGGTGATGGGTCCGGCGCAGCTGGCCGGGGTGCTGTCGATCGTGGCCCGGCAGGCCGCCGCGGCCCGGGGACGCGAGTACGACGAGGACTCCGACGCCGCGATGCGGATGATGGTCGAGCAGCAGATCGAGTCCCAGTCCGGGGCGCTGTTCCTGTCCGGCCGGCTCTACGACGACGGGGTGATCGACCCCCGGGACACCCGTACCGTCCTCGGGCTCTGCCTGTCGGCGATCCACAACGGACCGGTGAGGGGCGCCGACGGCTTCGGCGTCTTTCGAATGTGA
- a CDS encoding ATP-binding protein has translation MITRLLVANRGEIARRVFATCRALGVQTVAVYSDADAGAPFVADADQAVRLPGNTPAETYLRIGLILDAARKTGADAVHPGYGFLAENAEFAQAVTDAGLTWVGPSAKAIAAMGDKVAAKALLADAGVPMLPTWTDADQVTDYPVLVKASAGGGGRGMRVVRDAAGLAEAVASARREAAAAFGDGTVFIERYVERGRHVEVQIFGDGHGTVLALGERDCSIQRRHQKIVEEAPAVLDPGLRERLHAAAVAAGRAVEYVGAGTVEFLLAPEGEFFFLEMNTRLQVEHPVTEAVTGLDLVRLQLLVAEGEPLPLAATPPADGHAIEVRLCAEDPARGFRPATGTLHRFSIPGVAGGFTPLRGLRLDSGVTDGSTVSVHYDSMLAKLVAWAPTRAEAARALAGALARAELHGVATNRDLLVRVLRSREFGAAEVDTGFLDRHEEVFAPLLPAGQLPLAALAAALASAAGRRSTAPVLAGLPSGWRNVPAFPQVTRFAGTGGGEVEVRYRLDRAGALAEWSVEPAAGAAAPVDRVNAGGPGGSTTGNEARPDDAPTVVLAEAAPDRVVLDVDGVRRLFRVHRAGSEVFVDGPDGAASLTELQRFPLPTAELAAGSLLAPLPGAVTRVHVEVGQRVAAGDLLLTLEAMKLEHPVLAPTDGVVAELPVPAGGQVETGAVLAVVNPLEEASS, from the coding sequence GTGATCACGAGACTATTGGTCGCCAACCGGGGGGAGATCGCCCGCCGGGTCTTCGCCACCTGCCGGGCGCTCGGCGTGCAGACCGTCGCCGTGTACTCCGACGCGGACGCCGGGGCGCCCTTCGTCGCCGACGCCGACCAGGCCGTCCGGCTGCCGGGGAACACGCCAGCCGAGACGTACCTGAGGATCGGGCTGATCCTGGACGCGGCCCGCAAGACCGGCGCGGACGCCGTGCACCCCGGCTACGGCTTCCTCGCCGAGAACGCCGAGTTCGCCCAGGCCGTGACCGATGCCGGGCTGACCTGGGTGGGCCCGTCGGCCAAGGCGATCGCCGCGATGGGCGACAAGGTGGCGGCGAAGGCGCTGCTCGCCGACGCGGGGGTGCCGATGCTCCCCACCTGGACCGACGCCGACCAGGTCACCGACTACCCGGTGCTGGTCAAGGCGTCCGCCGGTGGCGGTGGCCGCGGCATGCGGGTGGTCCGCGACGCCGCCGGGCTGGCCGAGGCCGTGGCCTCCGCGCGCCGCGAGGCGGCCGCGGCGTTCGGTGACGGCACGGTCTTCATCGAGCGGTACGTCGAGCGCGGCCGGCACGTCGAGGTGCAGATCTTCGGCGACGGCCACGGCACGGTGCTGGCCCTCGGCGAGCGGGACTGCTCGATCCAGCGCCGGCACCAGAAGATCGTCGAGGAGGCCCCGGCGGTCCTCGACCCGGGACTGCGGGAGCGGCTGCACGCCGCGGCGGTGGCCGCCGGCCGGGCCGTCGAGTACGTCGGCGCGGGCACGGTCGAGTTCCTGCTCGCCCCGGAGGGCGAGTTCTTCTTCCTGGAGATGAACACCCGCCTCCAGGTGGAGCACCCGGTCACCGAGGCGGTCACCGGGCTGGACCTGGTCCGGCTGCAACTCCTGGTCGCCGAGGGTGAGCCGCTGCCGCTGGCGGCGACCCCACCGGCCGACGGGCACGCCATCGAGGTACGCCTCTGCGCCGAGGACCCGGCCCGGGGGTTCCGCCCGGCCACCGGCACCCTGCACCGGTTCTCGATCCCCGGGGTGGCCGGCGGGTTCACCCCGCTGCGCGGGCTCCGGCTCGACTCGGGCGTCACCGACGGCTCGACGGTCAGCGTGCACTACGACTCGATGCTGGCGAAGCTGGTCGCCTGGGCGCCCACCCGGGCCGAGGCGGCCCGGGCCCTGGCCGGCGCGCTGGCCCGGGCCGAGCTGCACGGGGTGGCCACCAACCGGGACCTGCTGGTCCGGGTGCTGCGCAGCCGGGAGTTCGGCGCGGCGGAGGTGGACACCGGCTTCCTGGACCGGCACGAGGAGGTCTTCGCCCCGCTGCTCCCCGCCGGACAGCTGCCCCTGGCCGCGCTGGCGGCGGCGCTGGCCTCGGCGGCCGGCCGCCGGTCGACCGCCCCGGTGCTCGCCGGCCTCCCCTCGGGCTGGCGCAACGTGCCGGCGTTCCCGCAGGTGACCCGCTTCGCCGGGACCGGCGGGGGCGAGGTCGAGGTGCGCTACCGGCTGGACCGGGCCGGCGCGCTCGCCGAGTGGTCCGTGGAGCCGGCTGCGGGTGCCGCGGCACCGGTCGACCGGGTCAACGCCGGTGGGCCGGGCGGGTCGACGACGGGCAACGAGGCCCGGCCCGACGACGCCCCGACCGTCGTCCTGGCCGAGGCGGCCCCGGACCGGGTGGTGCTCGACGTCGACGGGGTGCGGCGGCTGTTCCGCGTACACCGGGCGGGGTCGGAGGTCTTCGTGGACGGTCCGGACGGGGCGGCGAGCCTCACCGAGCTGCAGCGTTTCCCGCTGCCCACCGCGGAGCTGGCGGCCGGGTCGCTGCTCGCGCCGCTGCCCGGGGCGGTGACCCGGGTGCACGTCGAGGTCGGCCAACGGGTCGCCGCCGGTGACCTGCTGCTGACCCTGGAAGCGATGAAGCTCGAACACCCCGTGCTCGCCCCGACCGACGGGGTGGTCGCCGAGCTGCCCGTGCCGGCCGGCGGCCAGGTCGAGACGGGCGCCGTGCTGGCCGTGGTCAACCCCCTTGAGGAGGCATCGTCATGA
- a CDS encoding acyl-CoA dehydrogenase family protein, with protein MNFDLSPEQDQLRDAVRALGRKYGHSYFVQKAKSGGHTDELWHEAGRLGYLGVNIPTEYGGGGGGITELAIVCEELAAAGCPLLLLVVSPAIAATVIHKHGTEEQRKRHLPGLADGSQKIVFAITEPEAGSNFHRLGTVARRDGDDWLLSGRKVYISGVDEAGHVLVVARTEDAASGKLKPALFIVPTDAPGLDKSRLDMEILSPENQFLLFLDDVRLPADALVGESLDAGLPALFAGLNPERITVAAMGAGTGRYAIERASEYTATRTVWGGRSIGSHQGVAHPLAHAAVQVELARLMIHKAAALYDAGRDLEAGVAGNMAKYASGEAAALAVDTAVQALGGAGMTTEYGVATLLGAVRAGRIAPVSREMILNFVAQHILGQEKSY; from the coding sequence ATGAACTTCGACCTCAGCCCGGAGCAGGACCAGCTCCGCGACGCCGTCCGGGCGCTCGGCCGGAAGTACGGCCACTCCTACTTCGTGCAGAAGGCGAAGTCCGGCGGGCACACCGACGAGCTGTGGCACGAGGCCGGCCGGCTCGGCTACCTCGGGGTCAACATCCCCACCGAGTACGGCGGCGGGGGCGGCGGCATCACCGAGCTGGCCATCGTCTGCGAGGAGCTGGCCGCGGCGGGCTGCCCGCTGCTGCTGCTGGTGGTCTCCCCCGCCATCGCCGCCACGGTGATCCACAAGCACGGCACCGAGGAGCAGCGCAAACGGCACCTGCCCGGCCTCGCCGACGGCTCCCAGAAGATCGTCTTCGCGATCACCGAACCGGAGGCCGGCTCGAACTTCCACCGGCTCGGCACGGTGGCCCGCCGGGACGGCGACGACTGGCTGCTCTCCGGCCGCAAGGTCTACATCTCCGGCGTCGACGAGGCCGGGCACGTGCTGGTCGTCGCGCGCACCGAGGACGCCGCCTCCGGCAAACTCAAGCCGGCCCTGTTCATCGTGCCGACCGACGCGCCCGGCCTGGACAAGTCCAGGCTGGACATGGAGATCCTCTCCCCGGAGAACCAGTTCCTGCTCTTCCTGGACGACGTGCGGCTGCCCGCCGACGCGCTGGTCGGCGAGTCCCTGGACGCCGGCCTGCCGGCCCTGTTCGCCGGCCTCAACCCGGAGCGGATCACGGTCGCCGCGATGGGCGCGGGCACCGGCCGGTACGCCATCGAGCGGGCCTCCGAGTACACGGCGACGCGCACGGTCTGGGGCGGCCGGTCGATCGGCTCCCACCAGGGCGTGGCGCACCCGCTCGCGCACGCGGCGGTCCAGGTGGAACTCGCCCGCCTGATGATCCACAAGGCGGCGGCCCTCTACGACGCCGGTCGCGACCTGGAGGCCGGGGTCGCCGGCAACATGGCCAAGTACGCCTCCGGCGAGGCCGCCGCGCTGGCCGTGGACACCGCCGTGCAGGCGCTCGGCGGGGCCGGCATGACCACCGAGTACGGGGTGGCCACCCTGCTCGGCGCGGTCCGGGCCGGCCGGATCGCCCCGGTCAGCCGGGAGATGATCCTGAACTTCGTCGCCCAGCACATCCTCGGCCAGGAGAAGTCGTACTGA
- a CDS encoding transporter substrate-binding domain-containing protein, with translation MNDVTSRHRLRSVATTLAVALTLTLAAAAGCDNRRDPPLPSVLDKLRESHVDGQAKIRIGVATTEPLMGELRNGVHVGFDVEIARYIASYLGFAGDQRIEWVSLATEDRIPALQGGVVDLVVSSFSMTEDREKLVSFAGPYFVTTQEVMVPVRLKDRIRTIEDLRRPEYRICTSGGSTTEAELEKHDVKAYVVKEVGDCVNGIRAGRYDAVSSDETILAGFLSQYPKDFEIVDMPFGTSELLGIGVPIGDPALRDLVAFALQKSYLQGRNGISSPWLTAYNRTLGPWLKADKSQPQPLGVPKLVDFDDKAPTR, from the coding sequence ATGAACGACGTCACCTCCCGGCACCGGCTCCGGTCGGTCGCCACCACCCTCGCGGTGGCCCTGACCCTGACCCTGGCCGCGGCGGCCGGCTGCGACAACCGGCGGGATCCGCCGCTGCCGTCGGTGCTGGACAAGCTCCGCGAGTCGCACGTCGACGGCCAGGCGAAGATCAGGATCGGGGTGGCGACCACCGAGCCGTTGATGGGTGAGCTGCGCAACGGCGTGCACGTCGGGTTCGACGTGGAGATCGCCCGCTACATCGCCTCCTACCTGGGCTTCGCCGGGGACCAGCGGATCGAGTGGGTGTCGCTGGCCACCGAGGACCGGATCCCCGCCCTCCAGGGCGGCGTCGTCGACCTGGTGGTCTCCAGCTTCTCGATGACCGAGGACCGGGAGAAGCTGGTCAGCTTCGCCGGGCCGTACTTCGTCACCACCCAGGAGGTGATGGTGCCGGTCCGGCTCAAGGACCGGATCCGCACCATCGAGGACCTGCGCCGGCCGGAGTACCGGATCTGCACCAGCGGGGGCTCCACCACCGAGGCCGAGCTGGAGAAGCACGACGTCAAGGCGTACGTGGTGAAGGAGGTCGGGGACTGCGTCAACGGCATCCGCGCCGGCCGGTACGACGCGGTCAGCTCGGACGAGACGATCCTCGCCGGCTTCCTCTCCCAGTACCCGAAGGACTTCGAGATCGTCGACATGCCCTTCGGCACCAGCGAGCTGCTCGGCATCGGGGTGCCGATCGGCGATCCGGCCCTGCGCGACCTGGTCGCCTTCGCCCTTCAGAAGAGCTACCTCCAGGGGCGTAACGGGATCAGCAGTCCCTGGCTGACCGCGTACAACCGGACCCTCGGGCCGTGGTTGAAGGCCGACAAGTCGCAGCCGCAGCCCTTGGGCGTACCGAAGCTGGTGGACTTCGACGACAAGGCGCCGACGAGATGA
- a CDS encoding serine/threonine-protein kinase has translation MTDTPPGALRLPIVPGLTDLEVFARGGYATVYRATQISVGREVAVKVENRTLDSERDQARFLREARAAGRMSSHPHVVDLFDVGVTVDQHPYLIMELCDGSYAERMRTSPLDAAEARDLGIKIADALAHSHAAGVLHRDVKPANILHSHFNPAVLADFGLAVLAEVRDASVTLEVLTPAYAPPEMFSHSPPSPAVDVYALCATLYAVMHGRPPRWQSERNPSLVTVLEMFHQPIPGLPGVPEELVDVLRAGMANDPEDRPSAVELRDLLAALPLAGPAHPISGAPISGAPTSGGPTFRPPTSGGPTLGGRTYGTPTSIATHGTRTSGGPTTGWTGPRPPAEDGHPTVPTSGAGDRGRPRGEERHRRWRRRWFLGTVGVLALAASASAGAWVASPAPSVTAPTPTAGGSVTPSAGAAGLPGCGPTAVKLPAGASCAPGLECFGPVRVRGTRAEAVRLPCDGRHTWETYAEGELPTALIGAAHATISADPGVRRVCSPVTFRLTSGIGYPTGWRLEVLPPSGADTDRTYRCLAGRGVDALQSPTLTGR, from the coding sequence GTGACCGACACCCCGCCCGGCGCCCTCCGGTTGCCCATCGTGCCCGGTCTGACCGATCTGGAGGTATTTGCCCGGGGCGGTTACGCCACGGTCTACCGGGCCACGCAGATCTCCGTCGGGCGTGAAGTGGCGGTCAAGGTCGAGAACCGCACCCTGGACAGCGAGCGGGACCAGGCCCGCTTCCTGCGCGAGGCGCGGGCCGCCGGCCGGATGTCGTCGCACCCGCACGTGGTGGACCTCTTCGACGTCGGGGTCACCGTGGACCAGCACCCCTACCTGATCATGGAGTTGTGCGACGGGTCGTACGCCGAGCGGATGCGGACCTCGCCGTTGGACGCCGCGGAGGCCCGCGACCTCGGGATCAAGATCGCCGACGCGCTCGCCCACTCGCACGCGGCCGGGGTGCTGCACCGCGACGTCAAGCCGGCCAACATCCTCCACTCGCACTTCAACCCGGCGGTGCTGGCCGACTTCGGGCTGGCCGTGCTCGCCGAGGTGCGCGACGCCTCGGTGACCCTGGAGGTGCTGACCCCGGCGTACGCGCCGCCGGAGATGTTCAGCCACAGCCCACCGTCGCCGGCCGTCGACGTCTACGCGCTCTGCGCGACGCTCTACGCGGTGATGCACGGCCGGCCGCCGCGCTGGCAGTCCGAGCGCAACCCCAGCCTGGTGACCGTGCTGGAGATGTTCCACCAGCCGATCCCGGGCCTGCCCGGGGTGCCGGAGGAGCTGGTCGACGTGCTCCGGGCCGGCATGGCGAACGATCCGGAGGACCGCCCCTCCGCGGTCGAGCTGCGTGACCTGCTGGCCGCCCTGCCGCTCGCCGGCCCGGCCCACCCGATCAGCGGCGCACCGATCAGCGGCGCCCCCACCTCCGGCGGTCCCACGTTCCGCCCACCGACGTCCGGCGGCCCCACCCTCGGGGGCCGGACCTACGGCACCCCGACGTCGATCGCCACCCACGGCACCCGGACGTCCGGCGGGCCGACCACCGGCTGGACCGGGCCCCGGCCGCCGGCCGAGGACGGCCACCCCACCGTGCCGACGTCCGGCGCCGGCGACCGGGGCCGCCCCCGGGGCGAGGAGCGGCATCGCCGGTGGCGGCGGCGCTGGTTCCTCGGCACCGTCGGCGTGCTCGCGCTGGCCGCCTCCGCCAGCGCCGGAGCCTGGGTGGCCAGCCCGGCGCCGTCGGTCACCGCCCCCACCCCGACCGCCGGCGGGTCGGTCACCCCGTCGGCCGGGGCCGCCGGGCTACCCGGTTGCGGGCCGACCGCGGTGAAGCTGCCCGCCGGTGCCAGCTGCGCGCCGGGGCTGGAATGCTTCGGACCGGTCCGGGTGCGCGGCACCCGGGCCGAGGCGGTCCGGCTGCCGTGCGACGGCCGGCACACCTGGGAGACCTACGCCGAGGGCGAGCTGCCGACCGCGCTGATCGGGGCGGCGCACGCCACGATCAGCGCCGACCCGGGGGTACGCCGGGTGTGCAGCCCGGTCACCTTCCGGCTGACCAGCGGGATCGGCTATCCGACCGGATGGCGTCTGGAGGTGCTGCCGCCCAGCGGGGCGGACACCGACCGCACCTACCGGTGCCTGGCCGGGCGGGGCGTCGACGCGCTGCAGTCGCCGACGCTCACCGGTCGTTGA
- a CDS encoding adenylate/guanylate cyclase domain-containing protein, whose product MTCPVCGTVAVPGARFCHNCGAALPAAATLPAAERRVVTVLFGDLSDFTSWSEDLDPERVGAVTDRVLAALAGAVKTFGGHVDKLTGDGIMAVFGAPVAHEDDAERAVRAALSMQRAVRRVLDDERGGGAPLGLRVGLNTGDVIAGIQAAIEYTVIGDTVNTAARLADAAAVGAVYGGARTSAATRHVASWRALRPLRLKGKREPVEAYELLGLLDAPGTRSGLGDEAPFVGRETEIGRVAGRLAEVIDRGEPRVLLMTAEAGIGKSRFAAEVERLAAGYDVGAGRYAAHTGARVLSVRCAAFGERRRLAPLADLVRAATGLPNDPATALTRPAVEERLRRLSQRLGRLRGQPVALATEQLLALLGYAELPAAHGTATDNGEWSATATPPADAEAVPNAVAELLSDLATEAPLVIVVDDLHDATAETIRALGVTLSRLSGPVLVMLLGRPELVRTAGALTRVADAEVHALPPLRGADAARLLTTYLAGGKLPQGDADRLLATAQGNPFYLAELVTLLMERGALTVGPGRGTTGGWRLAPGSLGSRLLSRDLAAVLAARIDALPVDARSVLRDAAVVGDAVPNGALEALREQRTGRDGRPAAVAAVELERAVEELLQRRMLHRTRTGYAFATPLMREAAYAGVSKAETAERHAALARWAVGPGEASGGTPVPGAAGPGGFTDAARDDFVAEHVERAAVLADAVKLRPDASARTVAPLGVAALGRAARRSLQAGEPALAIEYAERAAELARDGVPPADRVVHARALLQVGRPTDALAYAEKIAANAGDEAATRVSALLLAGQAHQALGDQTRAVTCWQEALQVATEGELPTLRASAMRRLGMADFVAGRLGQASSRLAASYQVSLAAQDPRGQAWSLQNLAWVTTTRGDFAGTDAVLGRAARLFAELKDPYGRAWLRGTTAFARLLAGRLREACRMAEVFLPFGERVGEAWAVGTLRAVKAFATAELGELGDADRAARRAYRDFAEVSDDWGRGFALVVRGVVARGLGEPEHAADLLTDALSYASRTSHPLLTGMAGTLRGFVALDMGDCETAEQAARAVLTAVEPHNPQAPAQVGPRVLLATARLAAGDPATAVGLLAPVATAAANTPSLLFSRRQTMARYASALLAHGQPEQALDWARRAVEAPAEDVRSQVVAASVLAETLAAAGRSAEALSCAEEAVRLAYATEQASERAAADALRARLAPAPV is encoded by the coding sequence GTGACCTGCCCGGTCTGCGGGACCGTCGCCGTGCCCGGCGCCCGGTTCTGCCACAACTGCGGGGCCGCGCTGCCGGCCGCCGCCACCCTGCCCGCCGCCGAACGGCGGGTGGTCACCGTGCTCTTCGGCGACCTCTCCGACTTCACCTCCTGGTCCGAGGATCTCGACCCGGAACGGGTCGGCGCCGTCACCGACCGGGTGCTGGCCGCCCTGGCGGGCGCGGTCAAGACCTTCGGCGGGCACGTCGACAAGCTCACCGGCGACGGGATCATGGCCGTCTTCGGCGCGCCCGTCGCCCACGAGGACGACGCCGAACGCGCCGTGCGGGCCGCGCTGTCCATGCAGCGGGCCGTCCGCCGGGTCCTCGACGACGAACGCGGCGGCGGCGCGCCGCTCGGCCTGCGGGTCGGGCTGAACACCGGCGACGTGATCGCCGGCATCCAGGCCGCGATCGAGTACACGGTCATCGGCGACACGGTCAACACCGCCGCCCGGCTCGCCGACGCCGCCGCCGTCGGCGCCGTCTACGGCGGCGCACGCACCTCCGCCGCCACCCGGCACGTCGCCTCCTGGCGGGCGCTGCGCCCGCTGCGGCTCAAGGGCAAGCGCGAGCCGGTCGAGGCGTACGAGCTGCTCGGCCTCCTGGACGCGCCGGGCACCCGGTCCGGGCTCGGCGACGAGGCGCCCTTCGTCGGCCGGGAGACCGAGATCGGCCGGGTCGCCGGCCGGCTCGCCGAGGTGATCGACCGGGGCGAGCCCCGGGTGCTGCTGATGACCGCCGAGGCCGGGATCGGCAAGTCCCGCTTCGCCGCCGAGGTGGAACGCCTCGCCGCCGGCTACGACGTCGGGGCCGGCCGGTACGCCGCGCACACCGGCGCCCGGGTGCTCTCGGTCCGCTGCGCCGCCTTCGGTGAGCGACGCCGCCTGGCCCCCCTCGCCGACCTGGTCCGCGCCGCCACCGGCCTGCCCAACGACCCGGCCACCGCGCTCACCCGGCCCGCCGTCGAGGAACGGCTCCGCCGGTTGAGCCAACGGCTGGGCCGGCTGCGCGGCCAGCCCGTCGCGCTCGCCACCGAGCAGCTGCTCGCCCTGCTCGGGTACGCCGAACTGCCCGCCGCGCACGGCACCGCCACCGACAACGGCGAGTGGAGCGCCACGGCCACCCCGCCGGCCGACGCCGAGGCCGTGCCGAACGCCGTCGCCGAGCTGCTCAGCGACCTGGCCACCGAGGCGCCCCTGGTGATCGTCGTGGACGACCTGCACGACGCCACCGCCGAGACCATCAGGGCGCTGGGCGTCACCCTGTCCCGGCTCAGCGGGCCGGTGCTGGTGATGCTGCTGGGCCGCCCGGAGCTGGTGCGTACCGCCGGGGCGCTCACCCGGGTCGCGGACGCCGAGGTGCACGCCCTGCCGCCGCTGCGCGGCGCGGACGCCGCCCGGCTGCTCACCACCTACCTGGCCGGCGGGAAGCTGCCCCAGGGCGACGCGGACCGGCTGCTCGCCACCGCCCAGGGCAACCCCTTCTATCTCGCCGAACTGGTCACCCTGCTGATGGAGCGCGGCGCGCTGACCGTCGGGCCGGGCCGGGGCACCACCGGCGGATGGCGGCTCGCCCCCGGCTCACTGGGCAGCCGGCTGCTCTCCCGTGACCTGGCCGCCGTGCTCGCCGCCCGGATCGACGCGCTGCCGGTCGACGCCCGCTCGGTGCTCCGCGACGCCGCCGTGGTCGGCGACGCCGTGCCCAACGGCGCGCTGGAGGCGCTGCGCGAGCAGCGGACCGGGCGGGACGGCCGGCCCGCGGCGGTGGCCGCCGTCGAGCTGGAACGTGCCGTCGAGGAGCTGCTGCAACGCCGGATGCTGCACCGCACCCGCACCGGGTACGCGTTCGCCACCCCGCTGATGCGGGAGGCCGCGTACGCCGGGGTCAGCAAGGCCGAGACGGCCGAGCGGCACGCCGCCCTGGCCCGCTGGGCGGTCGGCCCCGGCGAGGCTTCCGGCGGCACCCCGGTTCCCGGCGCCGCCGGCCCGGGCGGCTTCACCGACGCCGCCCGGGACGACTTCGTCGCGGAGCACGTGGAGCGGGCCGCCGTGCTCGCCGACGCGGTCAAGCTGCGACCGGACGCGTCCGCGCGTACCGTCGCCCCGCTGGGCGTGGCCGCGCTCGGCCGGGCCGCCCGCCGGTCGCTCCAGGCCGGCGAGCCCGCCCTGGCCATCGAGTACGCCGAACGCGCCGCCGAGCTGGCCCGCGACGGGGTGCCCCCGGCCGACCGGGTGGTGCACGCCCGCGCCCTGCTCCAGGTCGGCCGCCCCACCGACGCGCTCGCCTACGCCGAGAAGATCGCCGCCAACGCCGGCGACGAGGCGGCCACCCGGGTCAGCGCCCTGCTCCTCGCCGGCCAGGCTCACCAGGCGCTCGGCGACCAGACCCGCGCGGTGACCTGCTGGCAGGAGGCGTTGCAGGTGGCCACCGAGGGTGAGCTGCCCACCCTGCGGGCCTCCGCGATGCGCCGGCTCGGCATGGCCGACTTCGTCGCCGGCCGGCTCGGCCAGGCCAGCAGCCGGCTCGCCGCCTCCTACCAGGTCAGCCTCGCCGCGCAGGACCCGCGCGGGCAGGCCTGGTCGTTGCAGAACCTGGCCTGGGTGACCACCACCCGCGGCGACTTCGCCGGCACCGACGCGGTGCTCGGCCGGGCCGCCCGGCTCTTCGCCGAGCTGAAGGACCCGTACGGGCGGGCCTGGCTGCGCGGCACCACCGCCTTCGCCCGGCTGCTCGCCGGCCGGCTCCGCGAGGCGTGCCGGATGGCCGAGGTGTTCCTGCCCTTCGGCGAGCGGGTCGGCGAGGCCTGGGCGGTGGGCACGCTGCGCGCCGTGAAGGCGTTCGCCACCGCCGAGCTGGGCGAGCTGGGCGACGCCGACCGGGCGGCCCGTCGGGCGTACCGGGACTTCGCCGAGGTCTCCGACGACTGGGGGCGCGGCTTCGCCCTGGTCGTCCGCGGGGTGGTCGCGCGCGGGCTCGGCGAGCCGGAACACGCCGCTGACCTGCTCACCGATGCCCTGTCGTACGCGTCGCGCACCTCGCACCCGCTGCTCACCGGGATGGCCGGCACGCTGCGCGGTTTCGTGGCGCTGGACATGGGTGACTGCGAGACCGCCGAGCAGGCCGCCCGGGCCGTGCTGACCGCCGTCGAGCCGCACAACCCGCAGGCCCCCGCCCAGGTCGGCCCCCGGGTGCTGCTCGCCACCGCCCGACTGGCCGCGGGCGATCCGGCGACCGCCGTCGGTCTGCTTGCCCCGGTGGCCACCGCCGCCGCGAACACCCCGTCGCTGCTCTTCTCCCGCCGCCAGACGATGGCCCGGTACGCGTCCGCGCTGCTCGCCCACGGCCAGCCCGAACAGGCGCTGGACTGGGCGCGTCGGGCGGTCGAGGCGCCGGCCGAGGACGTCCGCAGTCAGGTGGTCGCGGCGAGCGTGCTGGCCGAGACGCTCGCCGCCGCCGGCCGGTCCGCTGAGGCGCTGTCCTGCGCCGAGGAGGCCGTCCGGCTGGCGTACGCGACCGAGCAGGCCAGTGAGCGGGCCGCCGCCGACGCGCTGCGTGCCCGGCTCGCCCCCGCCCCCGTCTGA